In Henriciella litoralis, the genomic window TGCCGTCTTTCTCGGCGACGGTCTGCATGCCTGTCGCATCGGCGCCAGCCGCCTTCTCCGTCATCGAATAACAGACGCGTTTTTCGCCGTTCAGGATCGGCTTGAGGAAGCGTTCCTTCTGGTCCTCGGTGCCATGCGCCAGCAGCGTCAGCATCGTTGCATCATCCGGGCCCTGCGAGTTCATCGAGAGCGCGCCGAGATGGCTCTGTCCGAGCTCCATCTGCACGAGCGCATTGGCCAGCGGCCCAAGCCCCATACCGCCATGCTCTTGCGGGATGAAGGGCAGCCAGAGCCCCTGGGCGCGCGCCTTGCCGCGCAGCTCATTCAGGACGGTCTTGTAGTCTTCGCCAGCCTCAAGGCGCTTTTCGGCTGGAATACACTCGTCCTGCACCCATTGGCGCACACGCTCACGAATTTTCTTGGCGTCTTCCGGAATCGTAAAATCAATCGACATCTCGTCTCTCCCTGTGTTTTCTTGATTGGTAACGGCCAATGATCGGCCTGCACAGCGCCGATCCCCTTAGGTGACGCGCGGTCAGGTCGCGACCGGAGACAAAATGACGATGAATCCATCCCGCAGAATGGCTTTGCAGCTTGTCGGTGCTGGCCTCCTTGCCGCGTGCACCGAGACGCGCGCTGTGGGGACGATCAGCTCAAACACCGACTGGCGCGACGGCCCTTCGCTGCCTGAACCCGTACAGGAAATCTATCCGTGCGCTCATAAGGGAATGATCCATCAGGCCGGGGGCTTCGTCGCCGCAAATGGATCAATCACCGGGCCAACGGATGCGCATTGGGCGTTGGATCAGAGCGATGGCGTCTGGCGACCGCGCGCAGACCTTCCCTCCCCGCGTCATCACCCGCAACTCGTCAGTTTCGCAGGCGATCTTTATTGCATCGGCGGCTTCGAGAGCAGCAAAGACGGCATGTGGCAAATGCAAAGCAGCGTGTGGCGCTATGACGACGGCACCGACAGTTGGGTTTCGACGCCAGAGCTTCCTGCACCGAATGGCGAAAGCACCATCGGCGTCATCGGCAACTCGCTGCACGTGATCGGCGGCCGCCAGCCCAAGGCGGATCGCAATCTCGACTGGTCAGACCATGCCGATGTTGGCGCGCATTTCCGCTTCGACGGAGAAAGCTGGGAGACAGCCGCCCCGCTCCCGACACCCCGCAACAGCACGGCAGGAGGGGTGATAAACGGCAAGCTTCATATTGTCGGCGGGCGCACGGTTGGCGGCGGTAATCTGCCCACCCACGAACTCTATGACCCGGCCAGTGACAGCTGGCAGACCCTCGCCCCTATGCCGAAGGCGCAGGCCGGCCTCGCCGCAGCCGTCGTCGGCCAGAAACTCTACGCCTTTGGCGGGGAGTATTTCGAAAATGGCGGCGGCGTCTTCCCGAATGGCTGGGTGTATGACCCGGCCCACGATGAATGGTCGGCCCTGCCCGATATGCCAAAGCCCCGGCACGGCCTCGGCGGCGTGGCGCTGGACGGCTCCATCTACCTTATCGGCGGCGCGCTGAAAGCCAGCGGCAATGACACAAGCGCAGCCGTCGAAATCTTCACACCTTGACGATGCTCCCACGCCAAGCGAATAGCCCGCATGGCTGATCCCGACACGCAAACAGACACTCTCGAACATCACAAATGGTACGAAGACGTGCAGGCCCTCCTGCTGGGCACGCTGCTTTTGTCCTTTGGGGTGACGATCTATAGCGAAGCCATGCTGATCACTGGCGGCGTTGCGGGCACCAGCCTACTGGTGGAATTTGCCACGCCGCTCTCCTTCGGCCTCGTTTTCTTTGTTCTGAACCTGCCCTTCTACGTGCTGTCGATCATGCGGATGGGCTGGGGGTTCACGCTGCGCACCTTTGTCGCCGTCGCCATGATCTCAGCCGAGACCAGACTGCTGCCCTATCTGGTGGACTTCTCGCTACTTAATGAGATCTTCGCTGCCGTGGCAGGCGCAGCGATGATGGGGGTCGGACTTGTCATGCTATTGCGCCACCGCGCCGGTATTGGCGGCATCACGATCCTGTCGCAATTCCTTCAGGATAAGGGGATCATCCGGGCCGGTATTTTCCAGCTTGGCGTTGACCTCTGTATCCT contains:
- a CDS encoding YitT family protein; the encoded protein is MADPDTQTDTLEHHKWYEDVQALLLGTLLLSFGVTIYSEAMLITGGVAGTSLLVEFATPLSFGLVFFVLNLPFYVLSIMRMGWGFTLRTFVAVAMISAETRLLPYLVDFSLLNEIFAAVAGAAMMGVGLVMLLRHRAGIGGITILSQFLQDKGIIRAGIFQLGVDLCILVAALFILPLKLVILSIVGAFVLNLTVAINHKPGRYRGMS
- a CDS encoding Kelch repeat-containing protein, producing the protein MTMNPSRRMALQLVGAGLLAACTETRAVGTISSNTDWRDGPSLPEPVQEIYPCAHKGMIHQAGGFVAANGSITGPTDAHWALDQSDGVWRPRADLPSPRHHPQLVSFAGDLYCIGGFESSKDGMWQMQSSVWRYDDGTDSWVSTPELPAPNGESTIGVIGNSLHVIGGRQPKADRNLDWSDHADVGAHFRFDGESWETAAPLPTPRNSTAGGVINGKLHIVGGRTVGGGNLPTHELYDPASDSWQTLAPMPKAQAGLAAAVVGQKLYAFGGEYFENGGGVFPNGWVYDPAHDEWSALPDMPKPRHGLGGVALDGSIYLIGGALKASGNDTSAAVEIFTP